One segment of Micromonospora parathelypteridis DNA contains the following:
- a CDS encoding ThuA domain-containing protein — MRSRSRLLGFITGVAVLLASLVALPTPASAAPLTKVLVFSKTAGFRHSSIPNGIAAIQQLGSANGFTVTATEDAAQFTTSNLAQYQAVVFLSTTGDVLNASQQTAFESYIAAGGGYVGVHAAADTEYSWAWYGGLVGAWFDSHPAIQTATVRVEDRTNPSTAHLGDTWVRSDEWYNYRTNPRSGARVLASLDESSYSGGNMSGDHPITWCKTYGGGRAWYTGLGHTEASYSDSNFTRMLLGGLRVAAGAVTADCSPRTTTPPPSGSSLRARANNQYVSAPNATTALIANRSAIGTSERFDVVDLGNGNVALRAKSNGQFVAAENAGAAALIANRASAGAWETFQLVRNSDGTVSLRATVNNRYVAAENAGAAALIANRTSIGQWEKFDLVTG; from the coding sequence ATGCGTTCCCGTTCCCGCTTGTTAGGTTTCATCACCGGCGTGGCCGTGTTGTTGGCCAGCCTGGTCGCCCTTCCGACGCCGGCCTCGGCGGCACCCCTGACCAAGGTCCTGGTGTTCAGCAAGACCGCCGGCTTCCGCCACTCGTCCATCCCGAACGGCATCGCGGCCATCCAGCAGCTCGGCTCCGCCAACGGCTTCACTGTCACCGCGACCGAGGATGCCGCCCAGTTCACCACCTCCAACCTGGCCCAGTACCAGGCGGTGGTCTTCCTGTCGACGACCGGTGACGTCCTCAACGCCTCCCAGCAGACGGCGTTCGAGTCGTACATCGCCGCCGGCGGCGGCTACGTCGGCGTGCACGCCGCCGCGGACACCGAGTACAGCTGGGCGTGGTACGGCGGGCTGGTCGGCGCGTGGTTCGACTCGCACCCGGCGATCCAGACCGCGACCGTGCGGGTCGAGGACCGAACGAACCCGTCGACCGCGCACCTCGGCGACACCTGGGTCCGCTCCGACGAGTGGTACAACTACCGCACCAACCCCCGGTCGGGCGCGCGGGTCCTGGCCAGCCTCGACGAGTCGTCGTACAGCGGCGGCAACATGAGCGGCGACCACCCGATCACCTGGTGCAAGACCTACGGTGGCGGACGCGCCTGGTACACGGGGCTCGGGCACACCGAGGCGTCGTACAGCGACTCGAACTTCACCCGGATGCTGCTCGGCGGCCTCCGTGTCGCCGCGGGCGCCGTGACGGCCGACTGCTCGCCGCGCACCACCACCCCGCCGCCCAGCGGTTCCAGCCTGCGTGCCCGGGCCAACAACCAGTACGTGAGCGCGCCGAACGCCACCACCGCACTGATCGCCAACCGCAGCGCCATCGGCACCAGCGAGCGGTTCGACGTGGTCGACCTCGGCAACGGCAACGTCGCGCTGCGGGCCAAGAGCAACGGGCAGTTCGTCGCCGCCGAGAACGCCGGTGCCGCCGCGCTGATCGCCAACCGCGCCAGCGCCGGCGCCTGGGAGACCTTCCAACTCGTCCGCAACTCCGACGGCACGGTGAGCCTGCGGGCCACGGTGAACAACCGCTACGTCGCCGCGGAGAACGCGGGCGCCGCCGCGCTGATCGCCAACCGGACCTCCATCGGCCAGTGGGAGAAGTTCGACCTCGTCACCGGCTGA
- a CDS encoding GNAT family N-acetyltransferase, whose translation MFRVARPDDFEQIIGLYRQLNPDDSVLEDGSDAAAFREILGSAGLRLFVLELDGVVVATTYLNVIPNLSRSASPYAVIENVVVEESRRGTGLGRQIMAGTLQAAWDAGCYKAMLMTGSRNPATHAFYRACGFSADVKTAYLARPPAPQS comes from the coding sequence ATGTTTCGTGTGGCTCGGCCTGACGATTTCGAGCAGATCATCGGCCTCTACCGGCAACTGAACCCCGACGATTCGGTTCTTGAGGATGGATCCGACGCGGCGGCTTTTCGGGAGATCCTGGGCTCGGCAGGACTGCGTCTCTTCGTACTCGAACTGGATGGGGTTGTCGTCGCCACGACGTATCTCAACGTGATCCCCAATCTCAGCCGGTCGGCATCGCCCTACGCCGTCATCGAGAACGTCGTCGTCGAGGAATCGCGGCGAGGCACCGGCCTGGGTAGGCAGATCATGGCCGGCACACTCCAGGCCGCCTGGGATGCGGGCTGCTACAAGGCGATGTTGATGACGGGCTCACGCAACCCCGCGACCCACGCCTTCTACCGAGCCTGCGGGTTCTCGGCCGACGTCAAGACCGCGTATCTCGCCCGACCACCGGCGCCCCAGAGCTAG
- a CDS encoding NAD-dependent epimerase/dehydratase family protein — MRILVVGGSGLIGAHVVDVLRERGHAATTAARTAHPGVDHLLDAGSASVDELRALLTGQDGVVYATRTDEQRPLPKPIYPEFRRDNVEPVVRLLTAARQEGLTRAVVMGSYYTYFDRLHPQWRLAERHTYIRCRLEQAREGRDAAGPGLPVAVLELPFVFGRAGDRLPNWAGPLDRWARSRTPLVAPTGGSAAASARSVAEVAVDALEQASGADIPVADENLAWDDMIGRIAEAVGRRRRVTRLPSGAAKAALRLGGAMQALGRKESGVNPSYLADLLLADLFIEPTTGRALEPALRETFPELPSSGAPVVGRDTRS, encoded by the coding sequence GTGCGAATTCTTGTGGTGGGTGGCAGTGGTCTGATCGGCGCGCACGTGGTGGACGTGCTGCGCGAGCGCGGTCATGCGGCGACCACTGCGGCGCGTACCGCCCATCCGGGTGTCGATCACCTGCTCGACGCCGGGTCGGCCTCGGTCGACGAGTTGCGAGCGCTGCTCACCGGTCAGGACGGCGTCGTGTACGCGACCCGCACCGACGAGCAGCGGCCGCTGCCCAAGCCGATCTACCCGGAGTTTCGCCGCGACAACGTCGAGCCGGTGGTGCGCCTGCTCACCGCCGCTCGCCAGGAGGGCCTCACCCGCGCGGTCGTGATGGGCTCGTACTACACCTATTTCGACCGGCTGCATCCGCAGTGGCGGCTCGCCGAGCGTCACACGTACATCCGGTGCCGTCTGGAGCAGGCCCGGGAGGGGCGCGACGCCGCAGGCCCGGGCCTGCCGGTCGCCGTACTCGAACTGCCCTTCGTCTTCGGCCGGGCCGGCGACCGGCTGCCGAACTGGGCCGGGCCGCTGGACCGGTGGGCGCGGTCCCGTACCCCTCTGGTCGCGCCGACCGGCGGGAGCGCCGCGGCCTCGGCCCGCAGCGTGGCCGAGGTCGCGGTGGACGCCCTGGAGCAGGCCAGCGGCGCGGACATCCCGGTCGCCGACGAGAACCTCGCCTGGGACGACATGATCGGGCGCATCGCCGAGGCGGTCGGCCGACGCCGCCGGGTCACCCGCCTGCCGTCCGGCGCGGCGAAGGCCGCCCTACGGCTCGGCGGTGCGATGCAGGCCCTCGGCCGTAAGGAGTCGGGCGTCAACCCCAGCTACCTCGCCGACCTCCTGCTCGCCGACCTGTTCATCGAGCCGACGACCGGCCGCGCGCTGGAGCCGGCGCTGCGCGAGACCTTCCCCGAGTTACCTAGCTCTGGGGCGCCGGTGGTCGGGCGAGATACGCGGTCTTGA
- a CDS encoding CPBP family intramembrane glutamic endopeptidase — protein MSTQPRLAMPRRIIIVFSATVLVWMALGALLDRDYNRPTHAVGAIITTVLVVPLVVLARRLLDRRPWAGLGLPPLRVGWRRLLLGMACWLVPAAVGFALCLGLGWVEISVRTSVGDALRVAALLVVLVFLKEALPEELVFRGYLQHNLATRLPAWQAVIGQAALFTLFGFLTGAARSVDRLVLFTVFALLLGAFRAATGDIWAGIGFHVAFQTVAQLFGDVGAVFDVTGSGVLGVVALGAIPFSVSWLVIRRLYRDRLDWQALEADPAR, from the coding sequence GTGAGCACCCAACCTCGCCTCGCCATGCCGCGGCGGATCATCATCGTGTTCAGCGCCACCGTGCTGGTATGGATGGCGCTCGGGGCTCTTCTCGACCGCGACTACAATCGCCCGACCCATGCCGTCGGGGCGATCATCACGACGGTGCTCGTCGTACCCCTGGTCGTGCTTGCCCGCCGTCTGCTCGACCGACGCCCCTGGGCCGGCCTCGGGCTGCCGCCCCTGCGGGTCGGTTGGCGGCGTCTGCTGCTCGGCATGGCCTGCTGGCTCGTCCCCGCCGCTGTCGGCTTCGCGCTCTGCCTCGGCCTCGGCTGGGTCGAGATCAGCGTTCGGACATCCGTCGGGGACGCCCTGCGGGTGGCGGCGTTGCTGGTCGTGCTCGTCTTCCTGAAGGAGGCGCTGCCGGAGGAACTCGTCTTCCGCGGCTACCTGCAGCACAATCTCGCCACCCGACTGCCGGCGTGGCAGGCGGTCATCGGGCAGGCGGCGTTGTTCACCCTGTTCGGATTCCTCACCGGGGCGGCCAGATCCGTCGACCGGCTCGTGCTCTTCACCGTCTTCGCGCTCCTGCTGGGTGCCTTCCGCGCCGCCACCGGCGACATCTGGGCGGGCATCGGCTTCCACGTCGCCTTCCAGACGGTCGCCCAACTGTTCGGTGACGTGGGGGCGGTCTTCGACGTCACCGGGTCCGGCGTCCTGGGAGTCGTGGCGCTGGGAGCCATACCGTTCTCGGTCAGCTGGCTCGTCATCCGACGTCTGTACCGGGACCGCCTGGACTGGCAGGCCCTCGAAGCGGACCCGGCACGTTGA
- a CDS encoding alpha/beta fold hydrolase, whose protein sequence is MSDTSPTKPARNVVLVHGAYADGSSWSDVIPILQRAGLTVTAVQNPLTSLAEDVAATNRALDRQDGPTVLVGHSWAGTVISDAGNHPRVTALVYVAARAPDAGEDYAALAAKYPTPPANAGVVHHDGYAQLSESAFLEDFAGGVDEARARTLYAAQGPIADDLFKGRTTTAAWRDRPCYYSISTQDRTTAPELERFLAERMDATTIEVDSSHLAMVTHPEAIADLILMATRGARARA, encoded by the coding sequence ATGAGCGACACGTCCCCGACCAAGCCCGCCCGCAATGTCGTGCTGGTCCACGGCGCCTACGCCGACGGCTCCTCCTGGTCCGACGTCATCCCCATCCTCCAACGGGCCGGGTTGACCGTCACCGCCGTGCAGAACCCGCTGACCTCCCTGGCGGAGGACGTCGCCGCCACCAACCGCGCCCTCGACCGCCAAGATGGGCCGACGGTGCTGGTGGGGCACTCCTGGGCAGGCACGGTCATCAGCGATGCCGGCAACCACCCGAGGGTCACCGCCCTGGTGTACGTCGCCGCCCGCGCGCCGGACGCCGGCGAGGACTACGCCGCGCTCGCGGCGAAGTATCCGACGCCGCCGGCGAACGCCGGTGTCGTCCACCACGACGGGTACGCGCAGCTGAGCGAGAGCGCCTTCCTCGAAGACTTCGCGGGCGGAGTCGACGAAGCCCGTGCGCGCACCCTCTACGCGGCACAGGGGCCGATCGCCGACGACCTCTTCAAGGGCCGTACGACGACCGCCGCGTGGCGGGACAGGCCCTGCTACTACTCGATCTCCACCCAGGACCGGACCACGGCGCCTGAGCTGGAGCGGTTCCTGGCCGAGCGGATGGACGCGACGACGATCGAGGTCGACTCCTCGCACCTCGCCATGGTCACCCACCCGGAGGCGATCGCCGATCTCATCCTGATGGCCACGAGAGGCGCGCGAGCGCGGGCTTGA
- a CDS encoding carbonic anhydrase, giving the protein MSNMDDLLQRNVRFAATDARDRVPEVPFVPNQQLYVITCLDPRVDPAFIFGLALGDAIVARSLGGRVTPAVIEDLAWISYLHEVKTPDADWFDLAVVHHTGCGRGLDDKALLKGFAERGGDDTALVNQAVFDPAQTVPGDVETLINAPLLSPRIKVSGYEYDVDTGLLRTLVPPRSRSDG; this is encoded by the coding sequence GCAACATGGACGACCTGTTGCAGCGTAACGTCCGTTTCGCGGCTACGGACGCCAGGGATCGCGTACCGGAAGTCCCGTTCGTCCCTAACCAGCAGCTCTACGTGATCACGTGTCTCGACCCGCGAGTCGACCCGGCCTTCATCTTCGGCCTGGCGCTCGGTGACGCTATCGTCGCCCGCAGTCTGGGTGGTCGGGTAACTCCGGCCGTGATCGAGGACCTGGCGTGGATCAGTTACCTGCACGAGGTCAAGACGCCGGACGCCGACTGGTTCGATCTCGCTGTCGTGCACCACACGGGTTGTGGCAGAGGGCTGGACGACAAGGCCCTGCTCAAGGGCTTCGCAGAGCGAGGCGGCGATGACACCGCTCTGGTCAACCAGGCGGTCTTCGACCCGGCCCAGACCGTGCCCGGCGACGTGGAGACACTCATCAACGCTCCACTGCTCTCTCCCAGGATCAAGGTCTCCGGTTACGAGTACGACGTGGACACTGGCCTGTTGAGAACACTCGTGCCCCCGCGCAGCCGGTCTGACGGCTAG
- a CDS encoding acyltransferase domain-containing protein produces MDLDAIASRLGVPVEDVDRVHQLAGDRPSAPLPAKADAPAILDRLAVRPDDVAEIMAGWPDPDSPLWTSELRWLLDRSIALVRADLGGHGWLSPGPELPRDRGPAWRHLYVYAYLALVDVARDYHRDHGIPDAVSWLSLADLGRNLAIDRRMRREGWPVMQSWLTLHVRGSVYELGRLQHHPGDAAIGLHVPDAGPLTPEAVAASLDEARAFFPRHFPDEPYTAFSCGSWLLDPQLLEYLPEGSNIARFQQMFELDPYQEQDGPDADVEVLRFVFRTLSTPLDQLPRRTVLQRAIVDHLRAGRHWHWRHGRFPI; encoded by the coding sequence GTGGATCTGGACGCCATCGCCTCCCGGCTCGGGGTGCCCGTCGAGGACGTTGACCGTGTGCACCAACTGGCTGGCGACCGGCCGTCGGCTCCGCTGCCCGCCAAGGCCGACGCGCCGGCGATCCTCGACCGGCTCGCGGTGCGGCCGGACGACGTCGCCGAGATCATGGCGGGCTGGCCCGACCCTGATTCGCCGCTGTGGACCTCGGAGCTGCGCTGGCTGCTCGACCGCTCGATCGCCCTGGTCCGCGCCGATCTCGGCGGCCACGGCTGGCTGTCGCCCGGTCCGGAGCTGCCCCGCGACCGGGGTCCCGCCTGGCGGCACCTCTACGTGTACGCGTACCTGGCCCTGGTCGACGTCGCCCGGGACTACCACCGCGACCACGGCATCCCCGATGCCGTGTCGTGGTTGAGCCTCGCGGACCTCGGGCGCAACCTCGCGATCGATCGGCGGATGCGCCGCGAGGGCTGGCCGGTCATGCAGAGTTGGCTGACGCTGCACGTGCGCGGCAGCGTCTACGAGTTGGGCCGGCTGCAACATCACCCTGGCGACGCGGCCATCGGCCTGCACGTCCCCGACGCGGGACCGCTGACCCCGGAGGCGGTCGCGGCGTCGCTCGACGAGGCGCGTGCGTTCTTCCCGCGTCACTTCCCCGACGAGCCCTACACCGCGTTCTCCTGCGGCTCGTGGCTGCTCGACCCGCAGTTGCTGGAATACCTACCCGAAGGCTCCAACATCGCCCGGTTCCAGCAGATGTTCGAGCTGGACCCCTACCAGGAGCAGGACGGTCCGGACGCCGACGTCGAGGTGCTGCGTTTTGTGTTCCGCACCCTGAGCACGCCGCTCGACCAGTTGCCCCGCCGCACCGTTCTCCAGCGCGCGATCGTCGACCACCTCAGGGCCGGCCGGCACTGGCACTGGCGGCACGGCCGCTTCCCGATTTAG
- a CDS encoding PQQ-dependent sugar dehydrogenase — MPSYPRRWPRVLVAAVTTVASVALAVAAPSTAQAAVIPASDYQQVKLATGSAELGEAMSLAVLPNRSVLHTARNGVLRVTDVAGNTKVSGTLSVYTHDEEGLQGVAVDPNFATNRWIYLYYSPSLSTPSGDAPTTGSASDFEQWKGHLRLSRFTLNSDDTLNLGSEKIVLQVANDRGQCCHVGGDLDFDAAGNLYLTTGDDTNPFESSGYAPIDERTNRNPQFDAQRSSGNTNDLRGKLLRIKPQADGSYTIPSGNLFAPGTSGTRPEIYAMGMRNPFRMSVDKATGVVYLGDYGPDAGSTNSDRGPSGQVEFNRITAPGNYGWPYCTGTNTTAETYSEYTFPSGPSQSKYNCAGGPTNNSFRNTGLTTLPAAKPAWIRYAGDSGSPPEFGSGSESPMGGPVYRYDASLNSSIKFPASLNGQFFAGEYGRRWIKAIAVNSDGTRGEISDFPWSGTQVMDMAFGPDGALYVLDYGTGANNQALFRIEYIGGGNRSPIAVASANPTSGPSPLTIAFSSAGSSDPEGGALSYLWTFGDGTTSTAANPTKTYTTNGTYSPTLRVTDPTGLSGTASLVVTVGNTAPTVTLTSPADGQLFTFGDTVPYQISVSDPQDGTINCSRVSLTYALGHDSHAHQITSKTGCSGTITVPTDGEHDSAANIYGVFDAAYTDNGGLTTHSIKTLQPKHRQGEHFGAQSGVQLADHASAEGGRTAGFIENNDWISYQPYNLSNATRFTARVSSAGAGGTIEVRAGSATGSLLGTVTVPVTGSWETFTEVSGAISNPPAASTTLYLVFKGGSGNLFDVDAFTFATGTTSPIGGISLRAQVNNQYVSAVGSSPLIANKATIGTTEQFDRVDAGNGTIALRSRANGLYVAAENAGAEPLIANRTAIGPWETFQLITNSDGTVSLRATVNNQIVAAENAGAGSLIANRAAVGSWEKFILTTN; from the coding sequence ATGCCCTCGTACCCCCGGCGCTGGCCCCGGGTCCTCGTCGCGGCGGTCACCACCGTCGCGAGCGTGGCCCTGGCTGTGGCCGCACCGTCCACCGCCCAGGCTGCGGTGATCCCCGCCTCCGACTATCAGCAGGTCAAACTCGCCACCGGCTCGGCCGAGCTCGGTGAGGCCATGTCCCTGGCCGTCCTGCCCAACCGCTCGGTGCTCCACACCGCCCGCAACGGCGTCCTGCGGGTCACCGACGTGGCCGGCAACACCAAGGTCTCCGGCACGCTGTCCGTCTACACCCACGACGAGGAGGGGTTGCAGGGCGTCGCCGTCGACCCCAACTTCGCCACCAACCGGTGGATCTACCTGTACTACTCGCCCAGTTTGAGCACCCCGTCCGGGGACGCCCCGACCACCGGCTCGGCGTCGGACTTCGAGCAGTGGAAGGGGCACCTGCGGCTGTCCCGGTTCACGCTCAACAGCGACGACACGCTCAACCTGGGCAGCGAGAAGATCGTGCTCCAGGTCGCCAACGACCGTGGGCAGTGCTGCCACGTCGGCGGCGACCTGGACTTCGACGCCGCCGGCAACCTGTACCTGACCACCGGCGACGACACCAACCCGTTCGAGTCGTCCGGCTACGCGCCGATCGACGAACGGACCAACCGCAACCCGCAGTTCGACGCCCAACGCTCCTCGGGCAACACCAACGACCTGCGGGGCAAGCTGCTGCGGATCAAGCCGCAGGCGGACGGCTCGTACACCATCCCGTCGGGCAACCTGTTCGCCCCCGGCACGTCGGGCACCCGCCCGGAGATCTACGCGATGGGTATGCGCAACCCGTTCCGGATGAGCGTCGACAAGGCGACCGGCGTCGTCTACCTCGGCGACTACGGCCCCGACGCCGGGTCCACCAACTCCGACCGTGGCCCCTCCGGTCAGGTCGAGTTCAACCGGATCACGGCGCCCGGTAACTACGGCTGGCCGTACTGCACCGGCACCAACACGACCGCCGAAACATACAGCGAGTACACGTTCCCGTCCGGGCCATCGCAGTCCAAGTACAACTGCGCGGGCGGGCCGACCAACAACTCGTTCCGGAACACCGGGCTCACCACGTTGCCCGCGGCGAAGCCGGCCTGGATCAGGTACGCCGGCGACTCCGGATCGCCGCCGGAGTTCGGCAGCGGCTCGGAGTCGCCAATGGGCGGACCGGTGTACCGGTACGACGCCTCGCTCAACTCCAGCATCAAGTTCCCGGCGTCGCTGAACGGCCAGTTCTTCGCCGGCGAGTACGGCCGCCGTTGGATCAAGGCCATCGCGGTCAACTCCGACGGCACCCGCGGGGAGATCTCCGACTTCCCGTGGAGTGGCACCCAGGTCATGGACATGGCCTTCGGCCCGGACGGCGCCCTGTACGTGCTGGACTACGGCACCGGCGCGAACAACCAGGCGCTCTTCCGGATCGAGTACATCGGCGGCGGCAACCGCAGCCCCATCGCGGTCGCCTCGGCGAACCCCACCTCCGGGCCAAGCCCACTGACCATCGCCTTCTCCTCGGCCGGCAGCTCGGACCCGGAGGGCGGCGCGCTGAGCTACCTGTGGACCTTCGGCGACGGCACCACGTCGACGGCGGCCAACCCCACGAAGACGTACACCACCAACGGCACGTACTCCCCCACCCTGAGGGTCACCGACCCGACGGGGCTGTCCGGCACGGCAAGTCTGGTCGTCACCGTCGGCAACACCGCCCCGACGGTGACGCTCACCTCCCCCGCGGATGGGCAACTGTTCACCTTCGGTGACACGGTGCCGTACCAGATCTCCGTGAGCGACCCGCAGGACGGCACGATCAACTGCTCCAGGGTGAGCCTCACCTACGCCCTGGGCCACGACAGCCACGCCCACCAGATCACCTCGAAGACCGGCTGCAGTGGCACGATCACCGTCCCGACCGACGGTGAGCACGACTCCGCGGCCAACATCTACGGTGTCTTCGACGCCGCCTACACCGACAACGGCGGCCTCACCACGCACAGCATCAAGACGCTGCAACCGAAACACCGGCAGGGTGAGCACTTCGGCGCCCAGTCCGGCGTCCAACTCGCCGACCACGCCAGCGCCGAGGGTGGCCGCACCGCCGGGTTCATCGAGAACAACGACTGGATCTCGTACCAGCCGTACAACCTGTCCAACGCGACCCGGTTCACCGCCCGGGTCTCCTCGGCCGGGGCCGGCGGCACCATCGAGGTCCGCGCCGGTTCCGCCACCGGTTCCCTGCTGGGCACCGTCACGGTGCCGGTGACCGGTAGCTGGGAGACCTTCACCGAGGTGTCGGGCGCGATCAGCAACCCGCCCGCCGCGTCGACCACGCTGTACCTGGTCTTCAAGGGAGGCTCCGGCAACCTGTTCGACGTCGACGCGTTCACCTTCGCCACCGGCACCACCAGCCCCATCGGCGGAATCAGCCTCCGGGCGCAGGTCAACAACCAGTACGTCTCGGCGGTCGGCAGCAGCCCGTTGATCGCCAACAAGGCCACCATCGGGACGACTGAGCAGTTCGACCGGGTGGACGCCGGCAACGGCACCATCGCCCTGCGGTCACGCGCCAATGGGCTCTACGTCGCCGCCGAGAACGCGGGCGCGGAACCGTTGATCGCGAACCGTACGGCGATCGGTCCGTGGGAGACCTTCCAGCTCATCACCAACTCGGACGGGACGGTCAGTCTGCGGGCCACGGTCAACAACCAGATCGTGGCCGCGGAGAACGCCGGAGCGGGATCGCTGATCGCGAACCGTGCGGCGGTCGGCTCGTGGGAAAAGTTCATCCTCACCACCAACTGA
- a CDS encoding VOC family protein, which translates to MAIQRMDNVLIVVDDLDTVIAFFVELGMELEGRGPVEGRWVERVIGIDDVRQEVAMLRTPDGQGKVELAMFHTPTAITTEPKDAPANTLGIRRIMFAVDDIEDVIARLRNHGAELVGELEQYENLYRLCYVRGPEGILVGLAEQLN; encoded by the coding sequence ATGGCGATCCAGCGGATGGACAACGTCCTCATCGTTGTCGACGACCTTGACACTGTCATCGCGTTCTTCGTCGAACTCGGCATGGAGCTGGAGGGGAGGGGGCCCGTCGAGGGGCGTTGGGTGGAGCGTGTCATCGGGATCGACGACGTCCGGCAGGAGGTCGCGATGCTGCGGACCCCGGACGGCCAGGGCAAGGTCGAGCTGGCGATGTTCCACACGCCGACGGCGATCACCACCGAGCCGAAGGACGCGCCGGCGAACACGCTGGGCATTCGTCGGATCATGTTCGCCGTCGACGACATCGAGGACGTCATTGCCCGCCTGCGCAACCACGGCGCCGAGCTCGTCGGGGAGTTGGAACAGTACGAGAACCTCTATCGGCTCTGCTACGTCCGCGGCCCCGAGGGCATCCTCGTCGGCCTGGCCGAACAGCTCAACTGA